The Sediminispirochaeta smaragdinae DSM 11293 genome has a segment encoding these proteins:
- a CDS encoding sulfurtransferase — MKFRRKMPIAVLAIVAAVGFISCGGPHFAESGSQIIDAKDALAMVQKGGVVLVDAQTGVKYNKEHADGAVNIGRADIVVNTPYPNLVADKAQFEKVMQSRGISNDSTVVAYDDSKNMDAARLWWTMVAYGHDPEKVKVISGGLAAMKAAGSAMSSGRTTPASSSYTAKDFDTSMIATLADVKAQVNNPDSNTVILDTRTTEEVEAGTIPGSVHIDYENNNFSDNTYRPVQQIRIDYLEKEIDPSKTVIMFCKTSIRGAQSYVALYNAGYRNLKLYDGAWVEWSSKPSLPVQMPEKSELPALNSQDGS; from the coding sequence ATGAAGTTTCGTCGGAAGATGCCGATAGCCGTTCTTGCGATCGTTGCGGCCGTTGGGTTCATTTCCTGTGGCGGACCCCATTTCGCAGAAAGCGGTTCCCAGATTATTGATGCAAAGGATGCTCTCGCCATGGTGCAGAAGGGCGGTGTTGTTCTTGTGGACGCTCAGACAGGAGTCAAATATAACAAAGAACATGCGGATGGGGCTGTCAATATTGGCCGAGCCGATATTGTAGTAAACACGCCCTATCCTAATCTTGTTGCCGACAAGGCACAGTTCGAGAAGGTGATGCAGAGTCGTGGAATAAGCAACGATTCCACCGTCGTTGCCTACGACGACAGCAAGAATATGGATGCCGCCAGGCTGTGGTGGACCATGGTCGCCTATGGCCATGATCCTGAAAAGGTAAAAGTGATTAGCGGAGGGCTTGCCGCGATGAAGGCTGCCGGTTCGGCAATGAGTTCCGGGAGAACTACGCCGGCTTCGAGTTCCTATACTGCGAAGGACTTCGATACATCCATGATTGCCACCCTGGCCGATGTGAAAGCGCAGGTAAACAATCCCGATTCCAATACCGTGATTCTCGATACCCGGACCACCGAAGAGGTAGAAGCGGGTACCATTCCCGGTTCTGTTCATATCGACTACGAGAACAACAACTTTTCCGACAACACCTATCGTCCGGTCCAGCAAATCAGAATCGATTATCTGGAAAAAGAGATCGATCCCTCCAAGACGGTGATCATGTTCTGTAAAACCTCCATCCGTGGGGCTCAGAGTTATGTCGCCCTCTACAATGCAGGGTATCGAAATCTGAAACTTTACGATGGCGCCTGGGTTGAATGGTCTAGTAAACCGTCGCTTCCCGTGCAAATGCCGGAAAAATCGGAACTTCCCGCCCTGAATAGCCAGGACGGTTCATAG
- a CDS encoding rhodanese-like domain-containing protein, translated as MKAMKKVLTVALMLCLATAVFAEGQQEKAAPAAAESSVDIDQLVYDYFANMPDHIYKIGQADFINMVKAGDDMLVLDIRQAADYAKGHVKGAINAPWGPELGKVLGNLPTDKPVMVYCYTGQTAGQTVAVLNFAGVKARSVNLGFNLGISKVEGVDASLETTANDFSGKSGASYDPAVKKMVEDYFADLANTKGTMYTNNIISEEDAKKILDSGDDQVQFVSVRGAADYAKGHIDTAINIPWGKGMQENFASLPADKKLIVYCYTGQTAGQTVAALRVLGYDAVSLKGGMGMGSNAPSGWANQGYPVVQ; from the coding sequence ATGAAAGCCATGAAAAAGGTGCTTACGGTTGCATTGATGCTTTGTCTTGCAACTGCAGTCTTTGCCGAGGGGCAACAAGAAAAAGCCGCTCCTGCGGCCGCTGAGAGTAGCGTCGATATCGACCAGCTTGTCTATGACTATTTTGCCAATATGCCGGATCATATCTACAAGATCGGCCAGGCCGATTTTATCAATATGGTAAAAGCCGGTGACGACATGCTTGTTCTCGACATTCGTCAGGCCGCCGATTATGCCAAGGGGCATGTAAAGGGTGCTATCAACGCTCCCTGGGGACCCGAACTGGGAAAAGTTTTGGGAAACCTCCCCACCGACAAGCCTGTAATGGTCTACTGCTATACCGGCCAGACCGCCGGTCAGACCGTTGCCGTACTTAACTTTGCCGGTGTGAAGGCCCGGTCGGTTAACCTCGGTTTCAATCTCGGCATCTCCAAGGTGGAAGGGGTTGATGCATCCCTTGAAACCACTGCAAACGACTTTTCCGGCAAAAGTGGCGCCAGCTACGATCCTGCCGTCAAAAAGATGGTCGAGGACTACTTTGCCGATCTTGCAAACACCAAGGGTACCATGTATACCAACAACATCATCAGCGAAGAGGATGCCAAGAAGATTCTCGATTCCGGTGATGATCAGGTGCAGTTCGTTTCCGTCAGAGGTGCCGCCGATTACGCCAAGGGGCATATCGACACCGCCATCAACATTCCATGGGGAAAGGGCATGCAGGAGAACTTTGCCAGCCTCCCCGCCGATAAGAAGTTGATTGTCTATTGCTACACAGGCCAGACCGCCGGTCAGACCGTTGCCGCTCTCAGAGTGCTCGGCTACGATGCTGTCAGTCTGAAAGGTGGTATGGGTATGGGGTCGAACGCCCCCTCTGGTTGGGCGAACCAGGGATATCCTGTCGTTCAGTAA
- a CDS encoding TolC family protein, with protein sequence MFYRLRSKLSITVLIFMSCSMAVAHAGEYDLAAYLERVERENLNLRLSRNDLDTANETTAQARSALLPSIAAQGGYTRNLSDIDQSTAVAADVPSGTDATGGTAPLMYDDLDSNYDNEYLMALSVTQKIFAPDAIASLMQAKKGEEISRTTYEATRRNILNSAKKLYAQTQLANQVLEVMEAAEETAKENYQNAKRRFEAGLSAELDLLMAESTWKSSIPETAEARRNAQIALISFKTLAGIPNDEEVVLTENNDEIPPLPEQYDLSDVLAQRPDYEATLLSKEIADIAKKAAMASFLPSVDASLTYAKGLYRGYTSSSDRYDYDSFQLGLTVTVPLSTGGYRVSLTKSANLAQNKAHIAIAQKHNDIEQELLSLRLTLEEAYQRIESARASESVAQKALRVAQSSYANGLGTQYAVNDALDQYQQARLGVYHALFEYRAAYYDWELATGKSY encoded by the coding sequence ATGTTTTATCGACTTCGATCTAAATTAAGCATAACAGTGTTGATATTCATGTCATGTTCCATGGCCGTGGCCCATGCCGGGGAGTATGACCTTGCAGCCTATCTTGAGAGGGTGGAAAGGGAAAATCTCAATTTGAGACTTTCCCGCAATGATCTCGATACGGCGAATGAGACCACGGCCCAGGCGCGTTCGGCTTTGCTACCCTCCATTGCGGCACAAGGCGGTTATACTCGTAATCTCAGTGACATAGATCAATCCACGGCCGTGGCTGCCGATGTCCCCTCCGGCACCGATGCTACCGGAGGGACCGCTCCCCTGATGTATGACGACCTGGATTCCAATTACGACAACGAATATCTTATGGCACTGTCGGTCACACAGAAAATTTTTGCCCCCGATGCCATTGCTTCGCTTATGCAGGCGAAAAAGGGTGAAGAAATCAGCCGCACGACTTATGAGGCAACTCGACGCAACATTCTGAATTCGGCAAAAAAATTGTATGCACAGACGCAATTGGCAAACCAGGTTCTGGAGGTCATGGAAGCGGCGGAAGAAACGGCAAAAGAGAATTACCAGAATGCCAAGCGTCGTTTTGAGGCCGGACTTTCGGCGGAGCTCGATCTGCTTATGGCCGAAAGTACCTGGAAGTCCAGTATTCCGGAAACTGCCGAGGCCCGCCGTAATGCACAAATTGCGCTTATCTCTTTTAAGACACTGGCGGGGATTCCCAATGATGAGGAGGTCGTGCTGACGGAAAATAATGACGAAATCCCGCCTCTTCCCGAACAATACGATTTAAGCGATGTACTTGCACAGCGACCCGATTATGAGGCGACTTTGTTATCGAAGGAAATCGCGGACATAGCGAAAAAGGCGGCAATGGCCTCCTTCCTTCCATCCGTTGATGCCAGCCTCACCTATGCGAAAGGCTTATACCGGGGCTATACCTCCAGCAGTGATAGGTATGATTACGATTCATTTCAACTTGGGTTGACCGTTACCGTTCCCCTGTCCACCGGTGGGTATCGCGTATCGCTAACAAAATCGGCAAATCTTGCACAGAATAAGGCACATATCGCCATAGCCCAGAAACACAACGATATAGAGCAGGAACTGCTCAGTTTGCGGCTGACGCTGGAAGAGGCTTACCAGCGTATTGAATCGGCCAGGGCCTCAGAAAGTGTTGCCCAGAAGGCCTTGAGGGTAGCACAGAGCTCCTACGCAAATGGACTAGGCACACAATATGCCGTCAACGACGCCCTCGATCAATACCAGCAGGCTCGTCTTGGGGTATATCATGCCCTTTTTGAATATCGGGCGGCATATTATGACTGGGAGCTGGCCACCGGCAAAAGTTATTGA